One window from the genome of Parachlamydiales bacterium encodes:
- a CDS encoding tetratricopeptide repeat protein, translating to MEEVRTQPIVSPFSPEAESALYAVAFDNYNNGHYDQSLYLFKLLTWQNKEHRAGWMGYAASLQMTKQYEDAIAAYGYAALLDPNDPYVHFHAAECYFALKNLEKAMQALNSALAYSKNKEFSDQLSLLKLLWAQGGI from the coding sequence ATGGAAGAAGTTAGGACACAGCCTATAGTCTCCCCTTTTTCACCCGAAGCTGAAAGTGCCCTTTATGCGGTTGCCTTTGACAACTATAATAATGGACATTACGACCAATCACTTTACCTTTTTAAGTTGTTGACTTGGCAAAATAAAGAGCATCGCGCAGGATGGATGGGATATGCCGCCTCACTGCAGATGACCAAGCAATATGAGGATGCGATTGCAGCTTATGGTTATGCTGCTCTATTAGATCCAAACGATCCCTATGTGCATTTTCATGCGGCAGAATGTTATTTTGCCTTAAAAAATTTAGAGAAGGCTATGCAAGCTTTGAATTCAGCCCTTGCATACTCAAAAAATAAAGAATTTAGCGACCAACTGAGTCTCTTAAAACTTTTATGGGCTCAAGGAGGAATATAA
- a CDS encoding TetR/AcrR family transcriptional regulator, giving the protein MSAYLMSEYLTPMSKRSQQKSDTRHLIIDNAHMLFSAYGFTATPTLDIAKQAGISHGSIFAHFNTREDLIVSVVDAFAFKLKEKFEELQIQHPSFSAFLEAHLHVMEEFEPLYSRLIAEEAILPKEISQQLVLLQGGIAKYFHASLQEDPSILKDRLPPSSFIFNLWIGLLHYYLTRKSYFIEEGSLFKIKGPEIIHHFLQLIRK; this is encoded by the coding sequence ATGAGCGCTTACTTAATGAGTGAATACTTAACACCTATGAGCAAGCGCAGCCAGCAAAAGTCAGATACCCGACACCTTATTATTGATAATGCACATATGCTTTTTTCTGCCTATGGTTTCACCGCGACACCGACCTTAGATATCGCAAAACAGGCAGGAATATCACATGGAAGTATCTTTGCTCATTTTAATACTCGTGAAGATCTGATTGTTTCAGTAGTGGATGCATTTGCGTTTAAGCTGAAAGAAAAATTCGAAGAGCTGCAAATACAACACCCCTCCTTTAGTGCATTTTTAGAAGCTCATCTGCATGTCATGGAAGAATTCGAGCCCTTATACTCTCGCTTAATAGCTGAAGAGGCTATACTTCCTAAGGAAATTTCCCAACAGCTTGTTTTGTTACAGGGCGGAATTGCCAAATATTTTCATGCATCCCTTCAGGAAGATCCTTCTATACTCAAAGACCGACTTCCCCCCTCCTCATTTATTTTCAACTTGTGGATCGGACTTTTACATTATTATCTCACACGTAAATCATATTTTATTGAGGAAGGGTCCTTATTCAAAATAAAAGGCCCTGAAATCATACATCACTTTCTCCAACTTATAAGGAAATAA
- a CDS encoding class I SAM-dependent methyltransferase — MKILEIPQLLLLNLYISYKNAKEFIKVAYRYYSNNVFRKADLAIVKAYFFKSAFRIHKQFMKDQNATDIYQYGETYLTAFEMLLNTAGVTPQDVYVELGCGRGRTCFWAYAFKKCRTIGLDIVPPFIEIANRIVQKQNLKNIEFVCQDFLVEKWPEGTVYYIDATLSENHEIAQLIRLFDQLPENTKVIAINMTLTGDYPSERSQWKKLASFDTDFPWGISEANIFVKNKKENKDGKIIAK, encoded by the coding sequence ATGAAGATACTAGAAATCCCGCAGCTTTTGCTGCTTAATCTCTATATCTCGTACAAGAATGCGAAAGAGTTCATTAAAGTCGCCTACCGCTACTATTCCAATAACGTATTCAGAAAAGCAGATTTAGCTATAGTCAAAGCCTATTTCTTCAAAAGCGCCTTCAGAATCCATAAGCAGTTTATGAAAGATCAAAACGCTACAGATATTTATCAATATGGCGAAACATATTTGACAGCTTTTGAAATGTTGTTGAATACCGCAGGTGTTACACCTCAAGACGTTTACGTAGAGTTAGGGTGTGGAAGGGGAAGGACGTGTTTCTGGGCTTACGCCTTCAAAAAATGTCGTACGATCGGCTTGGATATTGTTCCTCCCTTTATTGAGATAGCAAATAGGATCGTTCAAAAACAGAACTTAAAGAATATAGAGTTCGTCTGTCAGGATTTCCTAGTGGAAAAATGGCCTGAAGGTACTGTATACTATATTGATGCAACACTTTCAGAAAACCATGAAATTGCGCAGCTTATACGGCTTTTTGATCAGCTGCCGGAAAATACCAAAGTCATCGCGATTAATATGACTTTAACAGGGGATTACCCCTCCGAAAGATCGCAGTGGAAAAAGTTGGCATCTTTCGATACGGATTTTCCGTGGGGAATCTCGGAAGCCAATATTTTTGTGAAAAATAAGAAAGAAAACAAAGACGGCAAGATTATCGCGAAATAA
- a CDS encoding sodium-dependent transporter, protein MARASWGSRLGFIIAAAGSAIGLANIWRFPYIVGHYGGAAFILIYLLFLIMIGIPVFIAEVLIGRTAQASPSGAFEKLGRSKLWGGAGKMTIATGFIVSCFYSVVAGWMLGYLFLSIGGSVASLQSTALAAEYFTGLVSHPWWSLANHALFMLMSTAILYFGVRHGIEKSNKILLPMLFIVMTILLIRGLTLPGAEEALEFLLRPNWSAITPAAAITALGHAFFTLSLGQGTMVTYGSYIKGKDNLVTTCIPAVIMDTVVSLMAAAVVFTIVFGAGHEPNAGPGLVFHTLPTVFTHLGGGQFLAILFFLLVVLAAITSQISAMEPTIAYLIENWNFKRHPATLLCGSAAFIVGIPCALAAGLLQDVQIFGMDILDAVSSFASDILIPLGGFFAVVLVGWRWGTASSLKELLPEGTPVWIRGYFWFCFKIAAPFLMVIVFLDALGLFR, encoded by the coding sequence ATGGCAAGGGCGAGTTGGGGTTCAAGATTAGGATTTATTATTGCTGCGGCAGGATCAGCCATTGGACTGGCAAATATCTGGCGATTTCCCTACATCGTAGGTCACTATGGTGGAGCTGCATTTATTCTGATTTACCTTTTATTTTTAATTATGATTGGCATTCCGGTATTCATTGCTGAAGTATTGATCGGACGTACGGCTCAAGCTAGCCCAAGCGGAGCCTTTGAGAAATTAGGGCGAAGCAAGTTGTGGGGCGGCGCGGGAAAAATGACCATTGCAACCGGCTTTATTGTGAGTTGTTTCTATAGCGTCGTCGCGGGCTGGATGCTAGGCTATCTTTTTCTTTCAATTGGCGGCTCAGTAGCTTCCCTTCAATCAACCGCCTTGGCAGCTGAATATTTTACCGGATTAGTCAGCCACCCTTGGTGGTCTCTAGCTAACCACGCCTTATTCATGTTGATGAGCACTGCCATCTTATACTTCGGCGTCCGTCACGGGATTGAAAAAAGTAATAAAATCCTATTGCCCATGCTTTTTATCGTGATGACGATCCTCCTCATTCGTGGTTTGACTTTACCGGGTGCAGAGGAAGCATTGGAATTTCTATTAAGACCAAATTGGAGCGCCATCACTCCCGCAGCTGCGATTACTGCCTTAGGCCACGCATTTTTTACTCTGAGCCTAGGGCAAGGAACAATGGTCACATACGGCAGCTATATTAAAGGGAAGGATAATCTTGTCACTACCTGTATTCCTGCTGTCATCATGGATACAGTCGTTTCATTAATGGCTGCAGCTGTGGTGTTTACCATTGTTTTCGGTGCAGGGCATGAGCCTAACGCAGGGCCAGGACTTGTCTTTCATACTCTACCCACTGTGTTCACACATTTAGGCGGAGGACAATTTTTAGCCATCCTATTCTTTTTGTTAGTCGTCTTAGCGGCAATCACTTCCCAAATCTCGGCGATGGAACCGACAATAGCTTATTTAATAGAAAACTGGAATTTTAAACGCCATCCGGCAACCCTTCTTTGCGGAAGTGCAGCTTTTATCGTAGGGATTCCCTGTGCATTAGCAGCAGGATTACTACAGGATGTGCAGATTTTTGGCATGGATATTTTGGATGCCGTCAGCTCTTTTGCTAGCGATATCCTTATTCCCCTAGGCGGTTTTTTCGCCGTTGTTCTCGTCGGATGGAGATGGGGAACCGCTTCATCCCTCAAAGAACTTTTACCGGAAGGAACTCCTGTTTGGATAAGAGGATATTTTTGGTTTTGCTTTAAAATTGCTGCTCCGTTTTTAATGGTTATAGTATTTTTAGATGCACTTGGATTATTCAGATAG
- the queA gene encoding tRNA preQ1(34) S-adenosylmethionine ribosyltransferase-isomerase QueA: MQGSISNEALLNTAAYDFELPEELVAQHPLPCREQARLLVVDRQTQTFTDTTISQLPQYIQSEDQLVFNDTKVIPARLRARRPSGAEIEILIHTPCGDGSWWALAKPARKLPLGQVAEIAPGFSFEVLEVGDAGQRRISFQTDIPLDDQLELYGEIPLPLYIKRKEENADKERYQTVFARHPGAVAAPTAGLHFTTPLLDEIKSKGTDCIHVTLHVGIGTFQPVAVEDIRQHVMHFETCSIDDESTLRLNARKTAGKRICVGTTSMRTLESMTMDCGTVKAGKEHTNLFIYPGYQFKAADALLTNFHWPKSTLLMLVSAFGGYDLIKKAYQHAVENKYRFYSYGDAMLII; encoded by the coding sequence ATGCAAGGAAGCATATCCAACGAAGCACTGCTGAATACAGCAGCCTATGACTTTGAGCTCCCTGAAGAGCTTGTTGCCCAGCATCCCTTGCCCTGCCGCGAGCAGGCAAGGCTGCTGGTTGTTGATCGGCAAACTCAAACCTTTACCGATACAACGATATCCCAGCTACCGCAGTATATCCAATCGGAAGACCAGCTTGTCTTTAACGACACAAAAGTCATACCTGCACGCTTGCGTGCACGCCGCCCTTCAGGTGCGGAAATAGAAATACTGATACATACTCCCTGTGGAGATGGCTCCTGGTGGGCTTTGGCCAAACCGGCCCGAAAACTCCCTCTGGGACAAGTTGCTGAGATTGCTCCCGGATTTTCTTTTGAGGTCTTAGAAGTAGGCGACGCAGGCCAAAGAAGAATTAGCTTCCAAACCGACATCCCTTTAGATGACCAGTTGGAACTTTATGGAGAGATCCCTTTACCCTTATATATCAAACGTAAAGAGGAAAATGCCGATAAGGAACGCTACCAGACTGTATTCGCACGCCATCCCGGTGCAGTAGCAGCTCCTACGGCAGGACTTCATTTTACAACCCCGCTGTTGGATGAAATCAAAAGTAAAGGTACAGACTGTATTCATGTGACTTTGCATGTGGGAATCGGCACATTTCAGCCCGTAGCAGTCGAAGATATCCGCCAGCACGTCATGCATTTTGAAACCTGTTCTATCGACGACGAATCCACTCTACGTCTAAACGCAAGAAAGACTGCAGGCAAACGTATTTGTGTAGGAACAACCAGTATGCGTACCTTGGAATCCATGACTATGGATTGCGGGACTGTTAAAGCCGGAAAAGAACACACCAATTTATTTATCTATCCCGGATATCAATTCAAAGCCGCCGACGCCTTGCTAACAAATTTCCACTGGCCCAAATCTACTCTTTTGATGTTAGTATCCGCCTTTGGCGGCTATGATCTTATCAAAAAAGCCTATCAACATGCAGTCGAAAATAAATATCGCTTCTATTCATACGGTGACGCTATGCTCATCATTTAA
- a CDS encoding SpoIID/LytB domain-containing protein, with protein sequence MNIRHFILAIGLATASLLQPLQAGFFDNVKNIFWKQEAPPHVIKVLIMHDQPGALIEVRGKYQVYDPANTNHLTSRLMGRRQYLQPTHSGIKWGEEFPGIHQLQIVPDDSNTATIIDGKVYKGNLYVYDIGGSISIVNELPIEDYLMATMTPAIDPELPPESLAALSIAARTQALYYSQHPKNRFWSVDATKVGYEGIGNIQNGPVAQAILSTKNMVMSKTGFYEGVTPFGAQWGSQNGGKSQTDDIVFARITLYDVEALAKRGENAAQILGKAYPNTMIMLATP encoded by the coding sequence ATGAACATACGTCATTTCATCTTAGCTATAGGACTGGCGACAGCTAGCTTATTACAGCCTTTGCAAGCCGGATTTTTTGACAACGTAAAAAACATTTTCTGGAAGCAAGAAGCGCCTCCGCATGTGATTAAAGTACTCATCATGCATGACCAGCCCGGCGCCCTCATCGAAGTTCGCGGTAAATACCAGGTCTATGACCCTGCTAATACGAATCACCTCACAAGTCGTCTTATGGGCAGAAGACAATATCTGCAACCTACCCACAGCGGTATAAAATGGGGCGAAGAATTTCCTGGCATCCACCAGTTGCAAATAGTACCCGATGACTCCAATACAGCTACTATCATCGACGGTAAAGTCTACAAGGGCAACCTCTATGTATATGATATCGGCGGTTCCATAAGCATCGTCAATGAATTGCCCATCGAAGATTATCTAATGGCGACAATGACACCAGCCATCGATCCGGAGCTTCCTCCAGAATCCTTGGCAGCCCTTTCTATTGCTGCCCGTACCCAAGCATTGTACTATTCGCAACATCCTAAAAACCGTTTTTGGTCTGTGGATGCAACAAAAGTCGGTTATGAAGGCATCGGAAACATACAGAACGGTCCGGTTGCACAAGCCATCCTCTCAACAAAAAACATGGTTATGAGCAAAACCGGTTTTTATGAAGGCGTCACTCCCTTTGGCGCTCAGTGGGGTTCACAAAACGGTGGAAAAAGCCAAACAGATGACATTGTCTTTGCACGCATCACATTGTATGACGTAGAAGCATTGGCAAAACGTGGAGAAAACGCAGCGCAAATTCTTGGTAAGGCTTACCCCAATACCATGATCATGTTAGCTACACCCTGA
- the mgtE gene encoding magnesium transporter, producing MESQWNKEDQIVEVQPIVSNLLDSRTSLLDDELNEKLERAFHKQTSQVFLHNVAKIASEHDPIDLAYAVTRLPSQARAVVYENLPDQHAKIIFMINTGSSTRTAIFREIDDEEIKKLVEHMPPDEAVSMLDDLTNKRLKRILELLEPKKAQRIRELQAHDRHSAGRIMTNEYFSFNLNTTIGEVSTHIRSHPGIELTRRIFVLNNDNELIGYVPARNLIVNPPDLPIRQVMRPILHTVTSDTSRDEVVDTVVRYKDPALPVVDPLTHHILGVITYEDVVEAMEDIADDTIATFAGTAEDVSEREPNFKRFLWRAPWLIVTLFAGLISSTAMHTLADKVWFAILPFFVPLITGMSGNVGLQCSTILVRGISTGEFSKRSVNEAIRRELGIGLMIATVFGLFCGIIVFFLMGFVHHTLENPIRIAITIAFGLFGACMTATSLGSFLPFFFARCRIDPAIASGPIVTAFNDVLSTMIFFLVSWIVYSLLL from the coding sequence TTGGAATCACAATGGAATAAGGAAGATCAAATAGTAGAAGTCCAACCCATAGTGAGCAACCTCCTGGATTCAAGGACTTCCTTGTTGGATGACGAGCTAAACGAAAAACTAGAGCGTGCTTTTCATAAGCAAACATCTCAAGTCTTTCTACATAACGTCGCCAAAATTGCCAGCGAGCATGATCCTATTGACTTAGCTTATGCAGTTACTCGTTTGCCATCGCAAGCCCGTGCCGTTGTTTATGAAAATTTACCCGACCAGCACGCAAAGATAATTTTTATGATCAATACGGGATCCAGCACTCGTACCGCTATTTTTAGGGAAATAGATGATGAAGAGATTAAAAAGCTAGTGGAGCACATGCCTCCTGATGAGGCCGTATCCATGCTGGATGATTTAACAAACAAACGCCTTAAACGTATCTTAGAACTACTTGAGCCCAAAAAAGCACAGCGCATCCGCGAATTGCAAGCGCATGACCGCCATAGCGCCGGGCGTATTATGACAAACGAGTATTTCTCCTTTAATTTGAATACAACTATTGGTGAAGTCTCTACCCATATCCGTTCCCATCCCGGCATAGAGCTAACACGCAGAATCTTCGTCCTAAATAATGATAACGAGTTGATAGGCTATGTTCCGGCGCGTAATCTTATTGTCAACCCTCCCGATTTACCGATCCGCCAGGTAATGCGTCCTATTTTGCATACTGTCACATCCGACACATCACGGGATGAAGTGGTTGATACGGTAGTTCGCTATAAAGATCCCGCACTTCCTGTTGTTGATCCTCTGACGCACCATATTTTGGGTGTCATCACCTATGAAGACGTGGTAGAAGCAATGGAAGATATTGCTGACGATACCATAGCGACGTTTGCAGGTACTGCGGAGGATGTCAGTGAAAGAGAGCCTAATTTTAAAAGATTTCTCTGGCGTGCTCCCTGGCTTATCGTTACCCTTTTTGCAGGCTTGATCAGCTCTACAGCAATGCATACATTAGCGGATAAGGTATGGTTTGCAATCCTACCATTCTTCGTGCCCCTAATCACAGGCATGTCAGGGAATGTCGGTTTGCAGTGCAGTACAATCCTTGTCCGTGGTATTTCAACCGGTGAGTTTTCTAAAAGGTCGGTCAATGAAGCGATCCGGCGTGAATTAGGTATTGGACTAATGATCGCGACTGTCTTCGGACTTTTTTGCGGTATTATTGTTTTCTTTTTGATGGGATTTGTACATCACACACTCGAAAATCCTATACGTATAGCCATTACAATCGCCTTTGGACTCTTCGGTGCCTGCATGACGGCAACTTCGCTAGGTTCTTTCCTTCCGTTCTTCTTTGCACGGTGCCGTATCGACCCTGCAATTGCTTCAGGTCCTATTGTCACTGCATTTAACGATGTGCTTTCGACAATGATCTTCTTTTTGGTTTCCTGGATCGTTTACAGTCTACTCTTATGA
- a CDS encoding CesT family type III secretion system chaperone: protein MSFENAKDNLKEFGKELGLEGLEFDENNTCILGIDDEFSLHLTYEPNSKRLYLYSPLLDGLPRDDKTRLRLYESLLEGSMLGGQMAGGGVGVAVKEELILMHCTIDMEHALSSALRAFAPLYVETVEKWRKKCAEISEGRDEGSRKDTPSASPQQQLGGRPGYGQAGIIRG from the coding sequence ATGTCATTTGAAAACGCTAAAGATAACTTAAAAGAGTTCGGAAAAGAACTTGGACTCGAAGGTCTTGAGTTCGACGAAAACAACACGTGTATTTTAGGAATCGACGATGAATTTTCGTTACACCTAACTTATGAACCTAACTCGAAACGCCTATATCTATATTCTCCTCTCCTAGACGGTCTTCCAAGAGACGATAAAACGCGCCTACGCCTCTATGAATCTCTTCTTGAAGGTTCAATGCTTGGCGGTCAAATGGCCGGCGGTGGTGTAGGTGTAGCGGTGAAAGAAGAACTTATCTTGATGCATTGCACCATTGATATGGAGCATGCTCTCTCATCAGCTCTTCGCGCTTTCGCTCCTCTATATGTTGAAACTGTGGAAAAATGGCGCAAAAAATGCGCTGAAATTTCCGAAGGACGCGATGAAGGCTCCCGTAAAGATACACCTTCAGCATCCCCTCAACAACAATTAGGCGGTCGCCCAGGTTATGGCCAGGCCGGCATTATTCGCGGATAA
- the ruvB gene encoding Holliday junction branch migration DNA helicase RuvB, with protein sequence MTKSFIESSLCQADLTFEVPIRPENLKDFTGQASVCDRLDILISAAKHRGEALGHCLLCGPPGLGKTTLAHIIAKAMGTQLVVTSGPAMEKAGDLAGILTKLQPGDVLFIDEIHRLNRAIEEYLYPAMEDYNLDIFIDSGPNASSVRLKLHPFTLIGATTRVGSLTAPLRSRFSLQCRLEYYPPEELQSIIQRTAALLKIDLTDQAAWEIARRSRGTPRIANNLVRWARDYATVHKADQVCEKVALKALNMLSIDELGLDEMDLRILTVMIDHYNGRHVGINAIAASVGEDASTIEEVYEPYLILQGLICRTPRGREVTPAAYRHLKREPAAQRINTTENIQ encoded by the coding sequence ATGACCAAAAGTTTTATCGAATCATCGCTGTGTCAGGCTGACCTTACGTTTGAAGTGCCCATCCGCCCGGAGAATTTGAAAGATTTTACCGGGCAAGCCTCCGTATGCGACAGGCTTGACATACTCATCTCCGCTGCAAAGCACCGGGGCGAAGCGCTCGGTCATTGCCTATTATGCGGTCCTCCCGGATTAGGTAAAACCACCCTAGCACATATCATAGCTAAAGCAATGGGCACCCAGCTTGTGGTAACGTCCGGGCCCGCCATGGAAAAAGCCGGTGACCTCGCAGGTATTTTGACCAAACTGCAACCTGGCGATGTCCTGTTTATTGATGAAATCCACAGGCTAAATAGAGCAATCGAAGAATATCTCTATCCTGCAATGGAAGACTATAATCTTGATATTTTCATTGACAGCGGTCCAAACGCCTCCAGTGTACGCCTAAAATTGCATCCTTTCACCCTGATAGGTGCTACCACACGCGTAGGGTCTTTGACAGCCCCGCTGCGCAGCCGCTTTTCTCTCCAGTGCCGCTTAGAATACTATCCGCCAGAAGAGCTGCAATCCATCATCCAGCGTACAGCAGCATTACTTAAAATCGATCTCACCGATCAAGCAGCGTGGGAAATTGCCCGCCGTTCACGAGGAACGCCCCGAATCGCCAATAACCTCGTCCGCTGGGCTCGCGACTATGCTACAGTCCATAAAGCCGATCAAGTCTGTGAAAAAGTTGCCTTGAAGGCCTTAAATATGCTCTCTATAGATGAGCTAGGACTTGATGAAATGGATCTTCGTATCCTTACTGTTATGATAGACCACTATAATGGCCGCCACGTCGGCATTAATGCCATCGCCGCATCTGTCGGAGAAGACGCCAGCACCATCGAAGAGGTCTACGAACCCTATTTGATTTTACAAGGACTTATCTGCCGCACACCCCGAGGCCGAGAAGTCACACCGGCCGCCTACAGACATCTAAAACGCGAACCAGCGGCTCAAAGAATTAACACCACGGAGAATATACAATGA
- the ssb gene encoding single-stranded DNA-binding protein: MNIIQIAGHLGADPETRFTPSGQKVTSFRVAVNGRRAGKEETSWYRITVWGDRFDKMMPYLKKGSAVIIVGTLHKPEIYTDKEGRPQVSLDITAEMIQFSPFGKSEREGGAQQEGGQYNRTGYTQQQSTLQQNYPQQNYQQQQQAPAHDDYRFDQVGGLSNSNHNEEDIPF, encoded by the coding sequence ATGAATATCATTCAAATTGCTGGTCATTTAGGCGCTGATCCCGAAACACGTTTCACTCCTTCCGGACAAAAAGTTACATCATTCCGCGTTGCAGTTAACGGTCGTCGTGCTGGCAAAGAGGAAACCTCTTGGTACCGTATTACAGTGTGGGGCGATCGATTTGATAAGATGATGCCTTATCTAAAGAAAGGCAGCGCAGTTATCATCGTGGGAACACTCCATAAGCCTGAAATCTACACAGACAAAGAAGGCCGTCCGCAAGTATCTCTTGATATTACTGCAGAGATGATCCAGTTCAGTCCGTTTGGAAAATCAGAACGTGAAGGCGGCGCTCAACAGGAAGGTGGACAGTATAACCGTACAGGATATACACAACAACAATCCACTCTTCAGCAGAACTATCCGCAACAAAATTATCAGCAACAACAGCAGGCTCCTGCTCATGATGACTATCGCTTTGACCAGGTCGGCGGGTTATCAAATTCAAATCATAACGAAGAAGATATACCCTTCTAA
- a CDS encoding isoamylase encodes MDISTGVPYPFGTQLTKSGINFALTSKPATNVTLCLFEVNSFQQIATITLDPKVNKTGNIWHVEVGGIPLPVVYGWRINGPVGPGKRYRFDYSKVLLDPYAKAVYNRNAWGQSAEEPLLGVVTEAKPYDWEGDKPLNIPSEKLIIYEMYLRGFTQDTSSGVQEKGTYRGLIDKIPYLKDLGINAVEFLPIHVFDECLNPFCDPVTKKPLLNVWGYSSLNYFSPMQKFAFDQSPGGALNEFKDMVKALHKAGIEVILDVVYNHTGEGAYGDPPLTFKGIDYSAYYMLDANNEPLDYTGCGNSVSSNHPVTKEMIIESLRYWVREMHVDGFRFDLASVLYRGRYGAIMSNPPVIDGISEDPLLGQTKLIAEPWDAVGMYQVGEFYPKEPRWSEWNGRYRDCVRGFLNGFHTNKGEFATRISGSQDLYNHRKPYCSLNFVTCHDGFTLKDLVSYGQKHNLANGEDNRDGTNDNLSNNYGVEGPTENPEIAEIRLKQRKNFITILLLSQGIPMLYMGDEYGHTKKGNNNTYPQDNELNWFEWDVLEKEKGFYRFVKQMISFRKRHSRLQKEAFLTDKDISWHGIKPMYQAWDSPDPLIAFTLYNHLTQEHIYVAINMRTEKALITLPEPPEDFQWHLLVDTSLDSPQDIIEEDTSVPYEKLQYVIDAMTIIILKSKKAKTKAHA; translated from the coding sequence ATGGACATTTCAACGGGAGTTCCTTATCCATTTGGTACTCAACTGACTAAATCAGGGATAAATTTTGCGCTCACCAGTAAGCCCGCAACCAACGTTACTTTGTGCCTTTTTGAGGTCAATTCCTTCCAACAAATAGCAACTATTACCTTAGATCCTAAAGTCAATAAAACAGGGAATATTTGGCATGTCGAGGTAGGAGGGATCCCTTTGCCTGTCGTTTATGGGTGGCGAATCAATGGACCGGTAGGACCCGGAAAAAGATATCGTTTTGATTACAGTAAAGTTTTATTAGATCCGTATGCCAAAGCAGTCTACAACAGAAATGCCTGGGGCCAGTCCGCAGAAGAACCCCTATTGGGAGTCGTCACGGAAGCCAAGCCCTATGACTGGGAAGGAGATAAACCTTTAAATATACCTTCCGAAAAGCTCATTATTTATGAGATGTATTTAAGAGGTTTTACTCAAGACACTTCGAGCGGTGTACAGGAAAAAGGGACATACCGCGGGTTAATTGATAAAATCCCCTATTTAAAAGATCTAGGGATAAATGCTGTGGAGTTTTTACCTATTCATGTGTTTGATGAATGTCTTAATCCTTTCTGCGATCCGGTGACAAAAAAACCGCTTTTAAATGTCTGGGGCTATTCTTCCTTAAACTATTTTTCTCCCATGCAAAAATTTGCCTTCGACCAAAGTCCTGGCGGTGCGTTAAATGAATTTAAGGATATGGTCAAAGCCTTGCACAAGGCAGGAATAGAAGTTATTTTGGATGTGGTTTACAACCACACAGGCGAAGGTGCTTATGGAGATCCTCCCCTCACCTTTAAAGGTATCGATTATTCCGCCTATTATATGCTTGACGCCAACAACGAACCTTTGGATTACACAGGATGCGGCAATTCCGTATCCAGTAATCACCCTGTCACTAAAGAGATGATTATCGAGAGTTTACGTTATTGGGTCAGAGAGATGCATGTAGATGGTTTTCGTTTTGACTTGGCATCGGTGTTATACCGTGGAAGATATGGCGCGATCATGAGCAATCCCCCGGTGATCGATGGAATTTCCGAAGACCCCCTGCTGGGGCAGACAAAGCTTATTGCTGAGCCCTGGGATGCTGTAGGGATGTATCAAGTGGGAGAGTTTTATCCTAAAGAACCTAGATGGAGCGAATGGAATGGACGTTATAGAGATTGCGTGAGGGGATTCCTTAACGGGTTCCATACAAATAAAGGCGAATTTGCCACACGTATCAGCGGATCGCAGGATCTATATAACCACCGTAAGCCCTATTGCAGTTTAAACTTTGTCACCTGTCATGACGGCTTTACCCTGAAAGATTTAGTAAGTTACGGGCAAAAACATAATCTTGCCAACGGAGAAGACAATAGAGATGGGACAAATGATAACTTGAGCAATAATTATGGGGTGGAGGGCCCTACTGAAAATCCGGAGATTGCGGAGATCCGCCTTAAACAACGTAAAAATTTCATAACCATCCTTTTATTATCGCAAGGTATTCCCATGCTCTACATGGGAGATGAATATGGCCATACAAAAAAGGGCAATAACAACACCTATCCGCAAGATAATGAGCTCAATTGGTTTGAATGGGATGTCTTAGAAAAAGAAAAAGGATTTTATCGTTTTGTAAAACAAATGATTTCATTTAGGAAAAGGCATTCCCGGTTGCAAAAAGAAGCTTTCCTTACAGATAAAGATATTTCCTGGCATGGCATAAAACCGATGTATCAGGCATGGGATTCCCCTGACCCCTTGATAGCATTTACACTGTACAACCACCTAACGCAAGAGCATATTTACGTCGCGATCAATATGCGCACGGAGAAAGCCCTTATCACGCTACCTGAGCCTCCTGAGGACTTTCAATGGCATCTATTGGTTGACACATCCCTAGATTCCCCGCAGGATATTATCGAAGAAGATACCTCCGTCCCTTACGAAAAACTACAGTATGTAATTGATGCAATGACCATTATCATTTTAAAATCCAAAAAAGCAAAAACAAAAGCTCATGCCTAA